The genomic segment ATGCCCCCGTTGTCATTTCGTGACCGAGTACACACGCAATACACAGGCTAGACGACGGGGCGGGATATGCGCGGAATCTGCGAGATCCGAGCGCGGATTGTTTCGCCGCGCCCTCGGTTGGGGGCAACCCATTGATACCGTAGGACGGTGACTTCTTCCCCTGACGACCGCACCGACCAGGTGGACGATTCCCAGACCCCGCCGCCCAAGGCATCTCCGGCGCGTACGCCGGCATCGAAGCCGGGCTCCGCTGGACGCACGACGGCCGGCAAGAAGCCGCCGGTCAAGCGCGCTCCGGCGAAGAAGCCGGCGCCGCGGACGACGGCGAAGGCCTCTGCGGAGACGGCAGCACCGACCGGCGAGGTCGTGATCGAGCCCGCCGTCAAGATGGTGATCGATGCCCCGGCGCAGGGCGTCTCGGCGGCGCGCACCAGCACGGCCGCGCGCGCGGCAGCGGCGAAGAACACCGCCGCCAGGGCCGCGTCGGCCAAGACCGCCAAGCCCGCGACCTCGGCGGCGCGAGCCACCGCACGGCCCGCGGCTGCGAAGGCGCCGGCAGCCAAGACGTCGGCAGCGAAGGCTCCGAACGCCAAGCAGGCCACCGCGAAGACGTCGGCGGCCAGGACCGCCGCAGCGAAGTCCGCCGCGGCGAAGTCCGCAGCAGCGAAGACGACGGCCCGCACCGCGTCGGCGCGCTCGGCCTCCGCGAAGACGGCTGCCGCGAAGGCTGCCGCAACCAAGGCGGCTGCCGCGAAGGCGGCGGCCGCGGAGAAGGCCGCCGAGGAGAAAGCTGCGGCGGAGAGCCTCGAGGTATCCGTGCTCCCCGTGATCGAGGGAGCCCCGGCCGTCGACGAGGCGACCTCCGCTCCCGCTCCCGAGGCCGAACTGCCGTCGTCGGAGGAGCAGATCGTCCTGGAACCCGCTGCTGCGGAGCCCGTTGTCGAAGAACCTCAGGTCGAAGAGCCTGCTGTCGAAGAACCTGCTGTCGAGGAACCTGCTGCCGAGCCGATCGTCGAGGAGCTCGTCGTCGAGGAGGCGTCCGCTGAGGAGGCGACGCTGGAAGAGGCGATCGCCGACCCTCCCGCTGCGGAGGAGGTCATCGTCGAGACTCCGGCCGAGGCCGCCTCGGGGGCGGACGCCGAGTCCGATGACGCGGCATCCCGCTCCGGCCGCGACTTCGGCGAAGCCGCGGCGACCGTCGCGATCAGCATCCGAGGTCTCGTCAAGCAGTTCGGCGACAACCACGCGGTCGCCGGGATCGACCTCACGGTTCCCGCCGGCTCCTTCTACGGGATCGTGGGTCCGAACGGTGCGGGAAAGACCACGACCCTCTCGATCGTCGCCGGTCTTCTGCGTCCGGATGCGGGCACGGTGGTGATCTGCGGCATCGATCAGGCCAAGGAGCCCCTCGCGGCGAAGCGGGTGATGGGCGTCCTGCCGGACCGGCTCCGCACGTTCGACCGGCTCACGGGCCGTCAGCTCCTCTACTACTACGGCCTGCTGCGCGGCCTGGCGGCCGACGTGATCGAGAAGCGTGCCGCCGACCTCGCGCGCGCCTTCGACCTCGGCGATGCGCTCAGCCGCGTCGTCTCGGACTACTCGGCCGGTATGACCAAGAAGATCATGCTCGCCGGCGCCATGATCCACTCACCCCGCGTCCTGGTGCTCGACGAGCCGTTCGAATCGGTCGATCCGGTCTCCTCCGCGGTCATCCTCGACATCCTCCGCGCGTACGTGTCCCACGGCGGCACCGTGATCCTCTCCAGCCACGGGATGGATCTGGTCGAACGCGTGTGCTCCCGTGTCGCCATCGTCGTCGGCGGTGAGGTGCTCGCGGAGGGCACGATCGATGAGGTCAGGGCCGGCCAGACGCTCGAGGCCCGTTTCGTCGAGCTCGCAGGATCCAGCGGTGAGGTGGAGGGGCTCGAGTGGCTGCACACGTTCTCCGACTGAGATTCGCGCTGCTGATCGGATCGCTGCGCGGCGAACGCCGGGTTCGGACGATCGTCACGTTCCTCGCGATCGTCGCGGTCACCGTGGCCGTCTGCCTCGCGGTCTTCAGCCTCGCCGACGCCCCGGTGCCGGTCGCCCGTGCCGTCACCGTGCTGGGTGGAGCAGCCCTCCTCCTCGGCTTCCTCGTCGGACCGATCCTGGTCGGCGCCGTCGACCAGCTCGACCCGCGTCGATTCGCCGTCTTCGGCGTCGACGAGCGACGGATGCCCTGGGTGCTCACGTTGGCGGCCTTCATCAGCGTGCCGAGCCTCGCGCTGCTCGCCGTGTACATCAGCGTCTGCGTCGTCGCCATCGGTCTGGGCGCCCCGTGGCCGCTGGCCGTGCTCATGACGATCGTCGGTGTGGTGACGACGGTTCTCACGGCTCGCGTCGGCATGGCCGTCAACGCGCTGCTGCTGCCGGAGCGCCGTTCTCGGGAGCTGACAGCGCTCTTCGCCCTGGCGCTCATCGTGATCGCCTTCCCCGTGGCGGTCTTCTTCGCCTCGATGCGCTGGGACGGGCACGTTCCGGCATCTCTGGCGGCACTGACCACGAGCGTCGGCTTCACACCTCTCGCCGCGTCACCCGGATTCCTCTTCGCGGTCGCCGCTGACGCCACGGCGATGGCCTGGATCAGCGGGATCGTCGCCGTGGTCACGGCGATCCTGCTCTGGGTGCTGTGGGCCTGGCTCGTGCGCCGTCTCCTGACGACCACCGAACGCCCCGTCGCCTCCCGCGAGCGGACCGGTCTCGGCTGGTTCGGCCTGCTGCCTTCCAACGCCTTCGGCGCCATCGCCTCACGGAGCCTCGTGTACTGGCTGCGCGACCGCCGGTACATCATGAACACCATCGTGGTGCCTGTGGCGGGAGTGCTGACGGTCCTTCCTCTGATCGTCGCCGGCGTCCCGCTCGAGATCGCCGCCCTCGTCCCCGTGCCGGTCATGGCGCTGTTCTTCGGGTGGCTGCCGCACAACGACGTCGCTTACGACTCCACCGCGCTGTGGACGCACGTCGCGAGCGGCATCCGCGGTCTTCCCGATCGTCTCGGCCGGCTCGTTCCCGTGCTGCTGGTGGCGATCCCCGTTCTCGCGATCGCCGTCCCGCTCACGCTGCTGCTGATCGGCGACTGGCGCCTGCTGCTGCCGCTGACCGGCCTCGCCGCCAGCCTGCTGTTCTCCGCCCTCGGCATCTCGAGCATCGTCTCCGTCGTGGCGCCGTATGCGGTGTCGCGACCGGGCGACAGTCCGTTCCAGCAGCCGCAGCGACCGACGTCGCGCGGGATCTACGGTCCCGCCGCCGCATTCCTCGGAGCGCTCGTGCTGAGCCTGCCGACGGGATGGCTGTTCGCTCTGACGATCATCGACGGCTCGTCCTACGCGCCGGCCGCATTCTGGGTCGGACTGCTGTCGGGTCTCGTCGTCCTCTGGCTCGGCGCCGTCATCGGCGGACGCATCTTCGAGCGCAGCGGGGAGCGCCTGATGGAGTTCGTCGAGACCGCGTGACGACCGCCCGCAGGCGACCCGACGCGGCTAGACTCACGGGATGAGTACTCCGCTGGACAGCCCCGATCAGGGCGGCGTGGCAACGCTTGATCGCGAACTGGAAGAGCTCCTCCGCGAGGAGAACCTCGAACCGGGCGACCATGAGCGCTTCTCGCATTATGTGAAGAAGGACAAGATCCTCGAGTCGGCGATCACCGGCAAGCCGGTGCGCGCTTTGTGCGGCAAGAAGTGGACTCCGGGTCGCGACCCGGAGAAGTTCCCCATCTGCCCCACATGCAAGGAGATCTACGAGTCGATGGTCGGCTGACCGACCTCAGCTCGCTTCGACGTAGACCGTCGGGATCGCCGGGTCCGACTTGCTGAGGGCGAGAGCCCGCACAGGGAGCTCCTCGCGCACGCGCAGATGATGCGCGCGAGCGGATGCCGTGCCGGCCGTGCCTTCATGCGCCGTGTCGATGTCGCCCGCCTCGACGAAAGTCACCTGCAGCGGTCGTCCGTCCGCATGCTCGGCGGGCGTGTCCAGCTCTTCGAACCCGTCCGAGACCACGACGGTCTCGGCGGCGGCGACGCCGTCGGCGAGTGTGCGGAACGCCGCCTTGCGTCCACCGTAGGAGGCCTTGTCGGCGGAGGCCTTCGCGACGCCGATCCAGGCGCCGGTGGCATCCTGCCGGGCCACGAGCTTGTAGACCATGCTCGCCGTCGGGTAGCCGGAACCCGTCACGACAGACGTCCCCACGCCGTAGGCGTCGACAGGGGATGCCGCGAGAGCCGCGATCGCGTACTCGTCGAGGTCGCTGGTCACCGTGATGCGCGTACTGGTGGCGCCGAGCTCATCGAGCTGTGCGCGCACCTCGCCGGCGACGATCGGCAGGTCGCCGGAGTCGATGCGCACGCCGCCCAGTTCGGTTCCCGCGATGCGGATCGCGGTCTCGACCCCGGCGCGGATGTCGTAGGTGTCGACGAGGAGCGTCGTTCCCACACCCATGCTCTCGACCTGCGCGCGGAAGGCGTCTTCCTCGGAGTCGTGCAGCAGAGTCCAGGAGTGCGCGGCCGTGCCCATGGTGGGGATGCCCCAGCTGCGGCCGGCCTCCAGGTTGCTGGTCGCGCGGAAGCCCGCGATGTAGGCCGCACGCGCCGCGGCGACAGCGGACCGCTCTGCGGCGCGGCGGGAGCCCATCTCGGCGAGCGGGCGCTCTCCGGCGGCGATGCTCATGCGTGCGGCGGCGGTCGCGACGGCGGAGTCGTGGTTGAGGACGCTCAGGGCGAGCGTCTCGAGGATCACGGCATCGGCGAACGTCCCCTCGACGGTGAGGATCGGCGATCCGGGGAAGTAGAGCTCGCCCTCGCGGTAGCCGCTGATCGACCCCGTGAAGCGGTAGTCCTCGAGGTACTTCAGCGAAGCGGCATCCACGACCTTCTCGTCGCGCAGGAATCGCAGCTCGTCCTCGCCGAAGCGGAACTCGCGGAGCAGCTCGAGGAGGCGGCCGGTGCCCGCCACGACGCCGAAGCGGCGGCCGCCGGAGAGGCGGCGGGAGAACAGCTCGAAGACGCTCGGCCGGAAGGCGGTGCCGTCCCGGAGCGAGGCCGCGAGCATCGTGAGCTCATAGCGATCGGTGAGCAGCGCCGTCGACGTGGTCATGCGCTCAGCTTAGTGAGGCCCGGTAGGCTGGTGAGTCATGAACGACGCGCCGATCGGAATCTTCGACTCCGGTGTCGGCGGGCTCACGGTGGCCAGGGCCATCCGCGCCCAGCTGCCCCGTGAATCGTTCGTGTACATCGGCGACACGGCGCACTCGCCCTACGGTCCGAAGCCCATCGCCGACGTGCGCCGCTACGCCCTCGAGGTGCTCGACACGCTCGTCGATCAGGGTGTGAAGATGCTCGTGATCGCCTGCAACACGGCATCCGCCGCGATGCTCCGCGATGCGCGCGAGCGCTACGACATCCCCGTCGTGGAGGTGATCGGTCCGGCCGTGCGCCGCGCCGTCTCGACGACGCGCAACGGCCGGGTCGGCGTGATCGGCACGGTCGGCACGATCGGATCCCGGGCCTACCAGGACATGCTCGAGGTGAACGAGCGCCTGCAGGTGTTCACGGCGGCGTGCCCGCGGTTCGTCGAGTTCGTCGAGGCCGGGATCACCGGGACTCCCGAGGTGCTGGCGGTCGCCGAAGAGTACCTCGCACCGCTGCGCGACGCCGATGTCGACACGCTCGTGCTCGGCTGCACGCACTACCCGTTCCTGCGCGGCGCGATCAGCTATGTCATGGGGGAGGGTGTCACGCTCGTCTCCAGCGACGACGAGACGGCGGGCGACGTCTACCGCCAGCTCGTCCGCGGCGACCTGCTGGCCTCACCCGATGCGACGGCTTCCTATGTCTACGAGGCGACCGGCGCCTCGGCCGACGACTTCACCGCGCTGGCCAACCGGCTGATGGGCCGCGAGGTCCGCGACGTGCAGCTGGTGCAGACCGGCGTCATCGATCTTCCCGAGCACGTCTCCGAGTCGCGCTGATCCGGCTCGACAACCCCTACCCGAAAGAAGCACATGACCGACATCGTCCGCGCCGACGGCCGCTCCACCGACCAGCTCCGCCAGATCACCATCGAGCGCGGCTGGAGCGCGCATGCGGAGGGATCCGCGCTGATCAGCTTCGGCGGCACCAAAGTGCTGTGCACGGCATCCTTCACCAACGGCGTCCCGCGCTGGCTGACCGGCAAGGGCAAGGGATGGGTCACGGCTGAGTACTCGATGCTGCCGCGGGCCACGAACAGCCGCAACGACCGCGAGAGCGTGAAGGGCCGCATCGGCGGACGCACGCACGAGATCTCGCGCCTGATCGGCCGCGCGCTGCGCGCTGTCGTCGACACCAAGGCCCTCGGCGAGAACACGATCGTCATCGACTGCGACGTGCTGCAGGCCGACGGCGGCACCCGCACGGCCGCCATCACGGGCGCCTACGTCGCTCTCGCGGATGCGATCGAGTGGGGTCGCACGAAGAAGTTCATCGGCAAGAACTCCACGCCGCTGCTCGACTCCGTCGCCGCCGTCTCGGTCGGCATCATCGACGGAGAGCCGATGCTCGATCTGGCATATGTCGAGGACGTCCGAGCCGAGACCGACATGAACGTCGTCGTCACGGGGCGCGGGCTGTTCGTCGAGGTGCAGGGCACCGCCGAGGGGGCTCCCTTCGACAAGCGCGAGCTGGACGCGCTGCTCGAGCTGGGTCTCGCCGGCTGCGCCGATCTGAAGGATCACCAGCTGACAGCCCTGGCCGCTGCGGCGGGCGAGTGAGATGAAGGTCGTCCTCGCGACCCACAACCCGCACAAGGTTGCCGAGTTCCAGCAGATCGTCGCGCAGGCGCGTCCGGATCTCGAGATCGTCGGCTACGACGGCCCCGAGCCCGTCGAGGACGGTGTGACGTTCGCCGAGAACGCGCTCATCAAGGCGCGCGCCGCGGCCGCTCACACCGGGCTCGCCGCGCTGGCCGATGACTCGGGGATCTGCGTCGATGTGCTCGGCGGCTCTCCGGGTGTGTTCTCGGCCTACTGGGCGGGGCAGAAGAAAGATGCCGCGGCGAATCTGGAGCTCCTCCTGGATCAGCTGCGCGACGTCGCCGACCCGCATCGCACGGCGCACTTCACCTCGACGATCGCTCTGGTCACGCCGGAGGGACGCGAGGAGGTCGTCGAAGGCCTCTGGCCGGGGCGGCTCGCGCACGCGGCATCCGGCGGGGGCGGCTTCGGCTACGACCCGATCTTCATCCCGGACGGCCAGCCCGAGGGGGAGGAGCGCACGGTGGGCGACTTCACCGCGGAGGAGAAGCAGGCGCAGTCGCATCGTGCGCGTGCCTTCGCCGAGCTGGTGCCGTTGCTCGCGCAGCTCTGAGCCGAGTCGGCCGCACAGCTGAGACTGGTTCTCGTTACCCTTCCCGACTAGGCGGAATCGCCCTCTGAGCCCTGTCTGCCGGTCTAGCCTGGGGGCATGCACGATCACGCACCCGCCGCCGGCGGCATCCGCTCCGCGAGCAGCAGACGCCTCCTGGCGATCTCGCTGTCGCTCACGGCCACCGTCATGATCGTGCAGGTCGTCGGGGCGATCCTCACCGGTTCCCTCGCCCTGCTGGCTGACGCGGCCCACATGTTCACCGACGCCTCGGCGCTCGTGATCGCGCTCATCGCGGCATCCGTCGCGGCCCGTCCGGCCGACGACCGTCGCACGTTCGGCTATCAGCGCGCCGAGGTCTTCGGCGCGCTGATCAACGCCGTGATCCTCATCGCGCTGGCCGCCTGGGTCGCCGTCGAGGGCATCGGGCGCCTCATCGATCCGAGCGAGGTCGAGGTCGCCGGCGGGCTCATGCTCGTCGTCGCCGTCGTGGGTCTCATCGCCAACGCGATCTCGATGTGGCTTCTGAGCCGCGCGCAGCGCACGAGCATCAACGTGCGCGGCGCCTACCTCGAGGTGATGGGCGACCTGATCGGATCGGCGGCGGTCATCGTCGCGGCGGTCATCATCCTGACAACGGGATGGATGCCGGCGGATGCCATCGCCTCGCTGTTCATCGCAGCGATGATCATCCCTCGGGCGATCGCGCTGCTGCGCGAGGTCTTCTCGGTGCTGGCCGAATCCGCGCCGAAGGGCACCGCGGTGAGCGAGATCCGCACGCACCTGCTCGGCTATGAGGGCGTGACGGGTGTGCACGACGTGCACGTCTGGCAGCTCACTCGCGGCGCGCCCGTCTTCTCGGCGCATGTCAGCGTCGATCCGGCACTGCTCGCCGACGGGCGCTCGGCGAAGCTGCTGTCGGAGATGCAGGCCTGCCTCGCCGATCATTTCGACGTGGAGCACTCGACGTTCCAGATCGAGCCGGCCGAGCAGTCCGACTGCGAGCCGCACCACGCCTGACGGTCAGGGCTCGACGACGATCTCGTCCGGTGTCTTGTCGGGCCGCAGGCCTCGCCAGCGCGCGTGCCGGAGCACGCCGTCCGGCGTCCAGTTCGCGAACTCGACCTCCCCGACGAGCTCCGGACGCACCCACAGCGCGTCCGAGGCGTCGAGTGCAGGCACGCCGTCGAGCGGGGCGGAGGGCACCCGGAGCGGTTCGAGGCGGGCGAGCAGATCGCGGAGGATGCGCTCGGTGAAGCCCGTGCCGACGCGTCCGACGTAGCGCAGCTCACGGGCAGGCGAAGGGCCGGGCACCGCGAGCAGCAGCGAGCCGAGCGTGCTCTCCCTGTCGCCCTTGCCGGGGCGGATGCCGACGATCACGGCCTCCTGCATGCGAGTGTGCTTGAGCTTCAACCAGGCGGGCGAGCGCAGGCCCGGCCGATAGCGGGACGCGGGGTCCTTCGCGACGACGCCCTCGAGCCCGAACTGCTCACTCGCCGCGAGGGCGGCATCGACGTCGTCGAAGACCGGAGGCACCTGGACGGGCGCATCCAGGTCGGCGACGAGGTCCTCCAGCAGGGTGCGGCGCTGGTGCAGCGGCATCGACGTGAGGTCATGCCCGTCCAGACGCAGCAGGTCGAAGAGCATGTAGACGATCGGGGTGCGCACCACCTCCCGTTCGATCTCCCGCGGCCGGGTCAGGTGCATGCGGTTCTGCAGCAGCGAGAAGCTCGGGCGCCCGTGCGCGTCGAAAGCGACGATCTCGCCGTCGACCACGGCGTCCGAGGCGGGGAGGAACGGGGCTCCGTCCGCGGTGAGCTCGGGGTAGCGCGCGGTGATGTCGGTGCCGCGGCGCGCGTGCAGCAGCATCCGTCCGTCCGTCCAGGTGCCCATGGCGCGGATGCCATCCCACTTGACTTCGACCCAGGACGGGTCGCTCAGTGCGCGGGCGAGCGCCGGGGTGCCGTTCTCGGCGAGCATTGGCGCGACGGTGGCGGCGGTCGTGCCCGAAGCCGGTGCCGCGGTGATCCGCGGATGGCGGCCGACGCGGTGCGAGGGAGGTGCGGGAGCCTCGGCGACGGCAGCCGCGGGGACGGAGGATGCCACGTCTTCCGGTCGCAACGTCGCCAGCGGGTCCATGCCGTCTGCGGCCCTGGCGAGCACCTCGTCGAGGTCGAGCTGTGCCAGGTCGGGGTCGTCGAGCTCCTCCCAGGTGCGGGGGGCGGCGACCCACGGCTGTGCGCGACCGCGGAGTGAGTAGGGCGAGATGGTCGTCTTCTTGCCGTTGTTCTGGCTCCAGTCGAGGAAGACCTTGCCGCCGCGCACCGCCTTCGACATGACGCTCGTGGCGAGGTCGGGGTGGTCGTTCTCGATGAGCCGCGCGAGCTCCTTCACCACAGCGGAGATCTCGTGACTGGTCTGCTCACCGGGAAGGGCGGCATACAGGTGGATGCCCTTGCTGCCGCTCGTGACGGGCAGCGGGTCGAGCCCCATGTGGGAGAGGATGCCGCGGGCGATGCGAGCGACCTCGGCGCACTGCGCGAGACCCACGCCCGGACCCGGGTCGAGGTCGAGCACGAGCCGGTCGGGGCGTCCGGGGAGGCCATCGGGGGCGAAGCGCCACTGCGGAACGTGCAGCTCGATCGCGGCGACCTGCGCGAGCCACACCAGGGTCGGCACGTCTTCGACGAGCGGATACTCCTTCGGGCCGTCGGAGTGCTGGATCGCCTGCCGCGGGATCCACTCCGGAGCTCCCGGCTCGAGCTGCTTCGTGAAGAACGCGTCGGCCGGAGCATCCGCCGTTCCGACGCCCTCCACCCAGCGCTTGCGGGTGACCGGGCGGCCGTCGAGAAGAGGCAGCAGCAGGGGCGCGATGGCGGAGTAGTAGGCGATGACCTCGCCCTTGGTGGTGCCGGTCTCGGGGTAGACGACTTTGTCGAGATTCGTGATCCGCAGACGGCGGCCGTCGACCTGCACGACCTGCGCTTCTCCGACCATGGAGCAAGCGTAGTCAGCCGCCGTCGTCAAGGGCTGGCCGTGACGGGTGTGGCTGGTGTTCACTGGGGGAATGAGGACGATCTGGAAGGGCGCGTTGACGTTCGGGCTCGTGAACGTGCCGGTGAAGGTGTATTCGGCGACCGAGGACCACGACGTGCCGCTGCATCAGGTGCACGAGAAGGACGGCGGGCGCATCCGCTACCAGCGCACGTGCGAGGTGTGCGGTGAGACGGTCGCCTACGCCGACATCGACAAGGCCTACGTCGAGGAGGGGCAGACGATCGTGCTCACCAAGGACGATCTCGCCGCGCTGCCGGCGGAGAAGAGCCGCGAGATCGACGTCGTCGAGTTCGTGCCCTCCGATCAGGTCGATCTGCTGACGCTCGACAAGCCGTACTATCTGGAGCCCGACTCCAAGTCCTCCAAGGCCTACGTCCTGCTGCGCAAGACGCTCGAGCAGACCGACCGCACCGCGATCGTGCGCTTCACGCTGCGCCAGAAGACCCGGCTCGCAGCCCTCCGTGTGCGCGGCAAGGTGCTCGTGCTGCAGACGCTGCTCTGGGCCGACGAGGTGCGCGAGGCCGAGTTCCCCTCGCTCGACGAAGACGTGCGGATCTCGAAGAAAGAGCTCGAGATGTCGGCCGCCCTGGTCGACAGCTACTCGGCCGACTTCGAACCCGAAGCCTTCGTCGACGAGTACCAGAAGGAGCTGCGCACCCTCATCGACGCGAAGATCGAGGCCGGCGAGAGCTTCGAGATCGCCGACACCTTCGGCGAAGCGGAGGCCGAGGGCAAGTGCGGCGAGGTCATCGACCTCATGGAGGCGCTGCGCGAGAGCGTCGCGCGATCCAAGGAGAAGCGCGCGAGCGAGACGCCGGCGAAGGCGAAGAAGCCGGCGAAGAAGACCGGCTGACCGCACCGGCAGGCCTCAGTGCTTGCCGTCGCCGTCCAGGTCGGGAGCCCGATCGAACACCTCGGGGTCGAGGCTCAGTGCTTCGGCCTCTCCGGCATCCGTCGTGACGTCTCCGCCCGCCGCCGCGGCCTTCTTGGCCTTGTGACGCTCGGAGAAGTAGTGGTAGATCGTCACCAGGGCCGTACCACCGACCGCAGCGAGCAGGATCAGGTCGATGTAGTTCTCGACGAAGACCGCGACCGGCGGGATGAATCCGATCAGGTAGCCGAACATCGTCAGCCCGAAGCCCCAGAGGATCGCACCGATGAGGTTGTAGAGGGTGTACTTGCGCCAGGGCATGTGACCGACACCGGCAGCGACCGGCGCGAACGTGCGCACGATCGGCACGAAGCGGGCGAGGATCACGGTGATGCCGCCGAAGCGCTCGAAGAACGCGTTGGTGCGCTCGACGTTCTTCTTGCTGAAGAGACCGGATTCCTTGCGCTCGAAGATGGCGGGCCCGCCCTTGTGGCCGATCACGTAGCCGACCTCTCCGCCGACGAAGGCCGCGAGACCGATCAGCAGGGCCACGACCCAGACGTTGATGCCGAAGACACCGTGCTCCGACCCGGCGACCGGGTGCGAGAGCAGACCTGCGATGACCAGGAGGGTGTCGCCGGGCAGCAGGAAGCCCACCAGCAGACCGGTCTCGGCGAAGACGATGAAGCAGACCACCAGAAGCGCCCAGACGCCGGCCTTGTCGATGATCATCGCGGGGTCGAGCCAGGGGATGAGGGCGTTGGGTGCGTGCAGCATGGTTTCGAGCACTGGGAGTCCCGTCGGTCGTGATTGGTCGGCGGTGTAACGGTGAGGATGCAGAAGCAGCCGTCGTGCGGAAGGTGGGACTTGAACCCACACGCCCTAGGGCACAGGAACCTAAATCCTGCGTGTCTGCCAATTTCACCACTCCCGCGCGGTGCATTCAGTCTACTGATCGGAGAAACACAGATTCTGGGGATCAGCCCGCAGTTCCGGGCCGGTTCGGCCGTGCGTCGGGGCGCGTCTCGTCG from the Microbacterium luteolum genome contains:
- a CDS encoding DedA family protein; this encodes MLHAPNALIPWLDPAMIIDKAGVWALLVVCFIVFAETGLLVGFLLPGDTLLVIAGLLSHPVAGSEHGVFGINVWVVALLIGLAAFVGGEVGYVIGHKGGPAIFERKESGLFSKKNVERTNAFFERFGGITVILARFVPIVRTFAPVAAGVGHMPWRKYTLYNLIGAILWGFGLTMFGYLIGFIPPVAVFVENYIDLILLAAVGGTALVTIYHYFSERHKAKKAAAAGGDVTTDAGEAEALSLDPEVFDRAPDLDGDGKH